One genomic window of Halorhabdus sp. CBA1104 includes the following:
- a CDS encoding carbohydrate ABC transporter permease, which translates to MSIDAQDHDDAETLDDQDEESKNRIQAWAADWIRNPQKAYAVLGVFMGGVLLTTTLFPLYWLFAVAMAPPGQTNIPLIPTEIDLYAFVDIFQQVPFARFMFNSLFYATTVTVVVILVASLAGYAFGRLDFRGKLPLLFSLLVLSWFPPATLFLPLFRAFNQQVKMLGLFMLPAEVYGTPGAVIAPLSAFTMPLAVFILMTFYAQIPDGLEDAARVEGSTRIGALFRVIMPLSAPGVATAGILTFITVYTEFFFSFLMTGDAASEWAPIVNGVLAFQSRYTVRYDLQAAASLVAIVPVAILVVLAQDKIVSGLTQGALKE; encoded by the coding sequence ATGAGTATCGACGCACAAGACCACGACGACGCAGAAACGCTCGACGACCAGGACGAGGAGTCGAAAAACCGAATCCAAGCGTGGGCCGCCGACTGGATACGCAACCCACAGAAGGCCTACGCGGTGCTGGGTGTGTTCATGGGCGGCGTCTTGCTGACGACGACGTTGTTCCCACTGTACTGGCTGTTCGCGGTCGCGATGGCACCGCCAGGCCAGACGAACATCCCACTGATCCCCACGGAGATCGATCTCTACGCCTTCGTGGATATCTTCCAGCAAGTGCCGTTCGCGCGGTTCATGTTCAACAGCCTGTTTTACGCGACTACCGTCACCGTCGTCGTGATTCTGGTCGCGAGTCTGGCAGGATACGCGTTCGGCCGTCTGGATTTCCGCGGCAAACTTCCGCTGTTGTTCTCACTGCTCGTACTGAGCTGGTTCCCGCCCGCGACACTGTTCTTGCCGTTGTTCCGGGCGTTCAACCAGCAGGTGAAGATGCTCGGCCTCTTCATGCTCCCGGCGGAGGTATACGGGACCCCAGGGGCCGTGATCGCCCCGCTCAGTGCATTCACGATGCCGCTTGCGGTCTTCATCCTCATGACCTTCTACGCGCAGATCCCCGACGGACTCGAAGACGCCGCCAGAGTCGAAGGGTCGACCCGGATCGGGGCGCTGTTCAGAGTCATCATGCCGTTGTCGGCACCGGGAGTGGCCACAGCCGGCATCCTGACGTTCATTACTGTCTACACGGAGTTTTTCTTCTCGTTCCTGATGACCGGCGATGCAGCAAGCGAGTGGGCACCGATCGTCAACGGCGTCCTCGCCTTCCAGTCGCGGTACACCGTTCGGTACGATCTACAGGCCGCAGCGAGTCTCGTCGCGATCGTGCCGGTCGCGATCCTCGTCGTCCTCGCACAGGATAAGATCGTAAGCGGACTGACACAAGGAGCACTCAAGGAGTAA
- a CDS encoding ABC transporter ATP-binding protein encodes MARVKLDDVSKSYEDVMAVNNMNLDLEDGEFITLVGPSGCGKSTTLETVAGLTKPTSGTIHIGDREVTNLPPKDRGIAMVFQNIALFPHMDVYDNISFGLRLRDFPKDEIDERVEDAAEVVELEGMLDRMPDELSGGQRQRVAIARSIVRDPDVFLMDEPLANLDAKLRVNMRTELQRLHKQLETTIIYVTHNQAEAMTMSDRIAVINGGELQQIAPPLTCYNEPANRFVAGFIGSPSMNFVPATVGDGDLQADGYSLSYDTAAVDGLAAREAVEIGIRPEDIYLVENEAEAAEPSTRVEVVTDVLEPMGDEIFVYLKPVEAGSEDGMGSVEEREGLLMSVDPATDITEDQTVEIVFDRSRLHLFDTDSGAAISHGVIQGAMMGTGSGEDEAQADD; translated from the coding sequence ATGGCACGAGTCAAACTCGACGACGTATCGAAATCATACGAGGACGTAATGGCAGTCAACAACATGAATCTCGATCTGGAGGACGGCGAGTTCATCACGCTCGTCGGTCCGTCCGGCTGTGGGAAATCGACGACACTCGAGACAGTCGCCGGGCTCACCAAGCCGACATCGGGGACCATTCACATCGGCGACAGGGAAGTCACGAACCTCCCGCCAAAGGACCGTGGGATCGCGATGGTGTTCCAGAACATCGCACTGTTCCCCCACATGGACGTCTATGACAACATCTCCTTTGGCCTCCGGCTTCGTGATTTCCCGAAAGACGAGATCGACGAGCGGGTCGAAGACGCAGCCGAGGTTGTCGAGCTGGAGGGGATGCTCGACCGGATGCCCGACGAGTTGTCCGGTGGCCAGCGGCAGCGCGTCGCGATTGCTCGGTCGATCGTCCGGGACCCGGACGTGTTCCTGATGGACGAGCCGCTGGCGAATCTGGATGCCAAACTCCGGGTCAACATGCGGACCGAACTCCAGCGGCTACACAAGCAACTGGAGACGACGATCATCTACGTCACCCACAACCAGGCCGAAGCGATGACCATGTCCGATCGGATCGCCGTCATCAACGGGGGCGAACTCCAACAAATTGCCCCGCCGTTGACCTGTTACAACGAGCCGGCCAACCGGTTTGTCGCGGGATTCATCGGCTCGCCGTCGATGAACTTCGTTCCCGCAACGGTGGGAGACGGCGACCTGCAGGCGGACGGGTACTCCCTGTCGTACGATACCGCCGCCGTCGACGGCCTCGCCGCCCGCGAGGCGGTCGAAATCGGCATCCGGCCCGAAGATATCTATCTCGTCGAAAACGAAGCAGAAGCGGCCGAGCCAAGTACCCGCGTCGAGGTCGTCACCGACGTGCTCGAACCGATGGGCGATGAGATTTTCGTCTATCTCAAACCGGTCGAGGCCGGCAGTGAAGACGGGATGGGAAGCGTCGAAGAGCGTGAAGGCCTGTTGATGAGTGTCGATCCGGCGACCGACATCACCGAAGACCAAACGGTCGAGATCGTCTTCGACCGGTCCCGGCTCCACCTCTTCGATACGGATAGTGGCGCTGCGATCTCACACGGAGTGATCCAGGGTGCGATGATGGGTACCGGGTCCGGCGAAGACGAAGCACAAGCCGACGACTGA
- a CDS encoding glycoside hydrolase family 32 protein, whose product MDHVTALPDRIAERTAEARARRRRFDDDPFRPNYHFFPPGGVLHDPNGALYWNGRYHLFYQFWPPTIPETREWDAAMHWGHAVSDDLVHWRDLPIALGPDSGPERGCYSGQALVEDERVLLAYFGTDAGICLATGTDEYLLDFQKFEANPVVPVDEDAPYEIFDPCLWADGEIYRLLSGWKTDRRATEFLFESDDLREWTYHGPLLEDGFYTDPDEDGAVPNFFALDGKHVLLCFSHPRGPHYYVGEYDDTGPTFDIETHGRLNHGPVDQGNLHAPSVLHEGDRRVAFFNVVEGRRNWQDTPTEGWAGVIGLPRDLSIEDGQLRLEPVEELRTIRRDHRRVESVSLSPEDEWQFPEPGGRSIELHATVDLGDADQLDLGVLGSQDGSERTTISYWRGSDALGIDTSHSSTDAAVLARPPEVGSLVLDDDELLDLRVFVDTTIVEVFANGRQTLTARVYPNVESTAISLLARRGSAHLHSLDVWTMDDIWHANE is encoded by the coding sequence ATGGACCACGTGACGGCACTTCCGGACCGGATTGCGGAGCGAACCGCCGAGGCGCGGGCCCGGCGACGACGCTTCGACGATGACCCGTTCCGTCCCAACTACCATTTTTTCCCGCCGGGGGGAGTGCTTCACGATCCTAATGGAGCCCTGTACTGGAACGGTCGGTATCATCTGTTCTATCAGTTTTGGCCGCCGACTATCCCCGAAACCCGCGAGTGGGACGCAGCTATGCACTGGGGGCACGCTGTCAGCGACGATCTCGTCCACTGGCGTGATCTCCCGATCGCTCTCGGGCCAGACAGTGGTCCCGAACGCGGGTGTTACAGCGGACAGGCACTCGTCGAAGACGAGCGCGTACTCCTGGCGTACTTCGGAACGGATGCGGGGATCTGCCTCGCGACTGGAACTGACGAGTATCTCCTCGACTTCCAGAAGTTCGAGGCGAATCCGGTCGTTCCGGTCGACGAGGACGCGCCCTACGAGATCTTCGATCCCTGCCTGTGGGCCGACGGTGAGATCTATCGCTTGCTGTCGGGCTGGAAGACCGACCGCCGGGCCACCGAGTTTCTCTTCGAATCCGACGACCTCCGGGAGTGGACCTATCACGGGCCACTCCTCGAAGACGGGTTCTATACCGACCCCGACGAAGACGGGGCGGTCCCGAACTTCTTTGCCCTCGACGGAAAACACGTCCTTCTCTGTTTTTCCCATCCGCGAGGGCCTCACTATTACGTCGGTGAGTACGACGATACAGGGCCGACCTTCGATATCGAAACGCACGGCCGCTTGAATCACGGCCCCGTCGACCAGGGGAACCTCCACGCACCGTCGGTCCTCCACGAGGGCGACCGACGCGTCGCCTTCTTCAACGTGGTCGAGGGCCGGCGGAACTGGCAGGACACTCCCACTGAGGGCTGGGCGGGCGTGATCGGTCTGCCCCGCGACCTCTCGATCGAGGACGGCCAACTCCGCCTCGAACCCGTCGAAGAACTCCGGACGATACGGCGCGATCACCGTCGTGTCGAATCAGTCTCCCTCTCGCCCGAAGACGAGTGGCAGTTCCCCGAACCCGGCGGTCGGAGCATCGAACTCCACGCGACGGTCGATCTCGGTGATGCTGACCAACTCGATCTCGGCGTGTTGGGGTCCCAGGATGGGTCCGAACGGACGACGATCTCCTACTGGCGTGGAAGCGACGCCCTCGGGATCGACACGAGTCACTCGAGTACCGACGCCGCGGTACTTGCCCGCCCGCCGGAAGTCGGTTCGCTCGTACTCGACGACGACGAGTTACTGGACCTCCGGGTGTTCGTCGATACAACTATCGTCGAGGTGTTCGCCAACGGCCGCCAGACGCTTACGGCGCGGGTGTATCCGAACGTGGAGAGTACTGCTATCTCGTTGCTCGCGCGTCGGGGATCGGCCCACCTGCACTCTCTGGACGTCTGGACGATGGACGATATTTGGCACGCCAACGAGTGA
- a CDS encoding TrmB family transcriptional regulator translates to MTDTSETQAMNEATLTTILEDAGLSPYQASAYVEILKLGSASATTIAKESDVPDPRIYDVLRDLEEAGYIETYEQDSLRARAFSPAAILEDLRERATNFETAADEIENLWEAPTIETHTVNFVKRIDTVLDQAAAIIREASDQVQLAVNLDQFEQLRPTLEAAHENGVHIRIGIYIDEDSDEPFPDLDELENVATEVGYRPVPVPFVAVVDRTTTCFAPHKLSMNRYGMIVKDRTYAYIFHWFFLAGIWESNLEQLVTDADAPPMTYINVRECIRDIATPLSDGATITATIDAVAVDTEASRSLAGTIVDVYYTGLEKYPADAPVLYHGGQATIVLDTGEREIEIGGWGAVIEDYEATRIVIESIED, encoded by the coding sequence ATGACTGACACTTCCGAAACGCAGGCGATGAACGAGGCGACACTCACGACGATACTCGAAGACGCTGGGCTCTCTCCGTACCAGGCCAGTGCGTACGTCGAGATTCTCAAGCTCGGATCGGCGTCGGCGACGACAATCGCCAAGGAGAGTGACGTTCCCGATCCGCGGATCTACGACGTGCTGCGAGATCTTGAGGAAGCTGGGTACATCGAGACCTACGAACAGGACAGCCTCCGGGCCAGAGCGTTCAGTCCCGCGGCCATCTTGGAGGATCTCCGTGAGCGGGCGACCAACTTCGAGACTGCTGCCGACGAGATCGAGAACCTGTGGGAAGCGCCGACAATCGAGACTCACACGGTGAATTTCGTCAAGCGGATCGACACGGTTCTCGATCAAGCTGCGGCGATCATCCGCGAAGCGAGCGACCAGGTGCAGCTGGCAGTGAACCTCGACCAGTTCGAGCAACTCCGCCCCACGCTTGAGGCGGCCCACGAGAACGGCGTTCACATTCGGATTGGGATCTATATCGACGAAGACAGTGACGAACCGTTTCCCGACCTCGACGAGCTGGAAAACGTCGCGACGGAAGTCGGTTACCGGCCAGTCCCGGTCCCCTTCGTGGCGGTCGTCGATCGGACGACGACCTGTTTCGCGCCGCACAAACTGTCGATGAATCGATACGGGATGATCGTCAAGGATCGAACCTACGCCTACATCTTCCACTGGTTTTTCCTCGCCGGTATCTGGGAGTCGAACTTAGAGCAACTCGTGACGGACGCTGACGCCCCACCGATGACGTACATCAACGTCCGTGAATGCATCCGAGACATTGCCACGCCCCTCTCGGACGGGGCCACGATTACGGCGACGATCGACGCTGTTGCTGTCGACACCGAGGCGTCTCGTTCCCTCGCCGGGACGATCGTCGACGTCTACTACACCGGACTCGAGAAATATCCGGCCGACGCGCCAGTCCTGTATCACGGCGGGCAGGCGACCATCGTCTTAGACACTGGAGAGCGGGAAATCGAGATCGGGGGCTGGGGTGCCGTCATCGAAGATTACGAGGCGACCCGCATCGTCATCGAATCGATCGAAGACTGA